Below is a window of Patescibacteria group bacterium DNA.
GATTTCCCACTGCAGCTTTCCCCAAAAGTTGGCCCAGGAAACGCGTCGTGCAGTTGCGGCGGCACTTGGTCGCGACTGTGCAGTCAAAGTCCTTTGCCCCTCTCAGCACGAAAGATTTATCACCAAGCAAGAAAGACAGCAGGGGCTGAATTGGCCGAGGCAAAAAACAGCTGAAGTTTTGCTGAAAATAATTCAACGGCGCCAAGTGTCAATTTTGCTCGCTTCGGACCCAGTGATCGATTCGGTCAGGGGCTGTTTGCCGGCCGAGCTGAAAGTTGGAAAACTTGGGAGCAGCCCTTACGCCCAGCTAGATTTATTGCCAAAACAAATTGAGAGAATATTCACTGAAAAAGGCACGGCCTTTAATCAGAAACGATTCGATCTTGAATTTGTGGTTTTGAAAACAGAAATACTAAAATGGATGTCGATTAAGGTCGCGAAGCTACGCGCCAGCCTTTTACAGTGTCATTTGGGCACAGGACTACCGCTAAAGAATTTTAATTTGCAGTTGGCTCACTTACTTGCGGAGGAGGAGAAGATTCAGCGCTTGCTCGACGAGCTAGAGACTAAAAAAAATGCCTAAAAAAATTCCTCAGACCGACGATCTTTTCGAGCAGGGTTTTCGCGCGGAACTCGAAAAATCCGCACCGCTCGCTGACCGCATGCGCCCGCGGGATTTCGCTGATTTCGTCGGGCAGCAAAAAATCGTCGGCACGGGTTCACCGCTGCGCAAGCAGATCGAGTCCGACTCGCTCGCTTCGCTCGTTTTCTGGGGACCGCCGGGCAGCGGCAAGACGACGCTCGCGAAAATTATTTCCGTCAAAACCAACTCCTACTTTCAGCCGATGTCGGCGATTGGTTTCGCGACGGCGGAATTTCGCAAAACGATTCAGCAAATTCTCGAGCGGCGGAAAATGCAAAAGCAAAAAACGATTCTCTTCATCGACGAAATTCACCGCCTCAACCGCGCCCAGCAGGATCAGCTTTTGCCCTATCTCGAGAAAGGCGTGATTACTCTGATTGGCGCGACGACGGAGAATCCGAGCTTCGAGCTGAATTCGGCGATTCTTTCGCGCTCGCAAGTTTATGTTTTGAATTCGCTTGCGCTGGCTGACCTCAAAATCCTCGCGCAAAATGCGCTCCAAAATTCCGAACGCGGACTCGGAAAATTCGCCCTGGAATTCGCGGACGACGCGCTCGACCGGATTTGCGAACTCGCGAATGGCGACGCGCGCATTCTTTTCAACATTCTCGAGCGCGCGGCTTTCTCCGTCGATGGGCAAAAAATCGACCTCGCCTTCGTCGAAAAATTAGTCGCGAATCTCGTCCTGTTCTACGATAAAAAAGGTGAGGAACATTACAATCTGATTTCTGCGCTGCACAAATCGATGCGCGACGGCGATGAGGACGCGGCGCTTTATTGGCTCGTCAGAATGCTCGAGGGCGGCGAGGATCCGCTCTACATCGCGCGACGCGTCGTGCGTTTCGCGTCGGAAGATGTCGGACTCGCCGATCCGGTCGCTCTCCAGATTGCTTTGGCAGCGAAGCAAACTGTCGAATTCCTCGGACTGCCGGAAGCCGACACTGCGCTCGGGCAGGCGGTGGTTTACTGCGCGCGGGCGCAGAAGTCGAATTCAGTTTATGTCGCACTCAGACAGGTACGCGCCGACATTCAAAAATTCGGCAATCTGCCCGTGCCACTCGACCTGCGCAATGCGCCGACCAAGCTGATGCAGGAATTAGATTACGGCAAAAATTATAAATATTTTCACAACGACCCGAGTGCCGCGCAGCAACAACACTTACCCGACGAGCTCAAAGGTCGGAAATATTTGAAATAAAATTAACTCTTTTGATCTCAGCAAAATGGAATCGCGCGAAAAATTTGCAGAAATCACGGCTGAAATAGAAAATCATCCAAAAGTGATTGAAGTAGTTTGGGCAGACAATCCACTCTCTTTTTTTATTGATCCGACTTGTTTTAAAGAAGAATTTCGTGAATTTATTCCTGGCTCACAGAAAGTGATCGATATGTTTTTGAGGGGATATTATATCCGCGACAAATTTGTAAACGAATGGGAAAGACGAGAATATTTAAAGTTTTTTTATCAAAAATTTCCTGATGATTATCACTTTTACCAGCAACATCACATTTTAAGGAAGGCAAATGTTCTGATGCTAACAGTGAGGGTGGTCCGTAAACTTGTCGAATATTATCTCGGTAAAAACAGGCAGGAATTGGAAAAACTTGTCAACGAAATACCACCTATGCCGGAAAATATTCGGATGAAAGAAGAAGAAAATGTTTGTGATTTGGAAATTGAGTACGCGCTTTCCGTGCGTGTGGCAATTACAAACATAATGGAGTGTCTTCCAGCAGCATCGAAAAAATAAAAAAAGTTAACCCACCACTTAAGTGGTGGGTTAACGACGCGGTGCGCATCAAGGCTTAATGCTCAAAAAAATTAAAACACTGGAAATTCGCGCAGCTCAAACCTCGGATTAGCTTCGAAATTCGCGTTACGAAATCTGCTGTGGCGTGCCAGTCGTTTTGTCCGAGTCTTTGAACAGGGCGGCGACGAAATTTGCGAGCGCGATTCCGCCGAGCGCGACGAATCCGCCGATGATCACATTCGGGACATAATGCAAGACGCTGTCGAGGAAGCTGGCGATTTTGGGCAGACCAAACATATTTACTGCTGTCACGAAAATGACGGTCAGGACCAATAATTTAAAAATAATTCCTCGGTGACTTTGTTTAAAAAAATTCGCCACGCCGGTTTTTGTGAGCCAGCGTTTCAGTCGTATGACGGGTGCGGTTTTGCCGGTGAGCCAGACAAAAATTTTTCCGGCGAGCCAACCAAGAGTTAAAACAAAAAATCCTTCGACGATATTGGGGAAAGTATCGACGAGGGCGAGCCAGAGCTGACCGAGTGATTCCCGGACATTTTCGACGAGGCTCTGGAAAAAAGAAGGGGCGGGAAGCATCTTGGGATTTAAGAACCGAACAAAAAATTAGTTCAGGGGAATTTTAAAGCTCTTGGCGGATTTGTCAAAATAGGGCGTTTGCGCGCGGCTCGGCAAAAGAACAGCACGGCGTTTTGTTGACGAAAGCACTTAAAAATTGTGCTAAAATCCCGCGGCTCGCATTTCAGCAGCAATCTTAATTTTCTAAAATGTACGAAATCGCTGACCTCAAAATCGGCACGAATATCGCCATCGACGGCGAACCGTTTCGCATCGTCTGGAATCAATTCAGCAAAACTGGTCGGCAGGGTGGCGTGATGGCGGTCAAAATGAAGAATTTGCTGAACGGTAAAGTCATTCCCAAGACCTTCCAGGGCGCGGACAAAATCACGCCGGCGGAGATCATGATGAAAACGGCGCAGTTTCTCTACAAAGATGCGATGGGTTTCAACTTCATGAATCTGGAAGACTTCGAGCAATTCGCACTTTCGGAGGATGCGGTCGGCGCTGCCGGACAATTTCTCCAAGACGGCGAGGAATATGATTTGATGTATTTCGACGGCACGCCGATCAATGTCAACTTGCCAATCAAAATGGAATTCACAGTCAAAGAGACGATGCCGGGCGTGAAAGGCGACACCGCTTCGGGCGGCAGCAAACCAGCCTTGCTCGACTGCGGTATCACGGTCGCCGTGCCACTCTTCATTTCCGAAGGTGAAAAAATCCGCATCAATACGGACACCTTGGATTATGTCGAGCGCGCGAATTAAATTTCCAAAATAGGAGAATTTGTTAGAATGACGACTTCTATTTTTTAAAATGACAGAAAAGGAACCACAACGGATTTCACTGCGAGAGCAATTACTCTTCTATCGCAAATTTATTTGGAGCGTTTTTGTGCACTCCGCCAAGGCGAGCTTGGTTGGATCTTGCAATAAAAATATTGCGCCGGAAGAAGTCGTGCATAAATCTTCTAACTACGGACTTCAGTCTTCGGAAGAAATTAATCGCTATTTGGAGCAAAAAATGGGACTTCAAATAAAAGTTGAAGGGGCAGAGAATCTTCCTCCTGAGCCAGTGATTTTTCTTTTGCGACATATAACTTGGTGGGATTCGATTGGCTTACCTGATGTTTTGCAAAACCGATTTGGTCGTGAACAAGCTTTTAGTTTTTTAACAAAACAAGAATATTTCAAATATCCACTGTTTGGCTCAGCACTTAGCAAGTCTGGCCAGATTCCGATTGACCGTAAAGAAAAGGGCGGTGAAGCTTTGCGTGAAAAAATGCGTGAAGCTATAGAGAAGATTCAGCACGATGTTTTGGTTTTTGTTGAGTCGACACGAATGCCTCCAGGTTATTGGGCTCCAGGAGAATGGTATACCAGCAAGCCGGTCTCGCTTGGGAAAATCGGAGCGCCACTTGTTCCGGTCTATATTTATGCCACCGGAGTTGGTCGTAAAGAGTTTCAAGATCCTCGCAAACCGCGGAATAGAATTGTCCGAAATTCGACCAATACGATTATTTTTGGGAAGCCCTTGGAAGCCGCTCAAATTCAGGACGGTGCTCTTTCTGATTTTATATTCACGAACATTAAAAAATATGAACTATCAGCGGGTCAGGAGCTAGGCGTATTCGATCCAAAAAAGAGAAAATATCTCAATCGATCTTAATTTAAGCTAAAATTAAGCGAATCTAAATTTTTTGTGAACAAGCTTTTTCAGAAAAAATATCGCATCGCGTCTGCGCGCCTAAGTGGTTTCGATTATTCCCAGGATGGATATTATTTCGTGACGATTTGTACGAGCAGTCGAAAAAATTTTTTTGGTGAAATTAAAAATCAACAAATGTTTTTATCGCCAATCGGCAGAATCGCCAGACAGTGCTGGCAGGAAATTCCACAACATTTTCCATTTGTGCAATTGGATCAATTTGTCGTGATGCCAGATCATGTCCATGGAATTGTGGTTATTGATAATTGGAGCGGCGGCAATGAAAACATTGGCACGGATAGAGACGCGAATATTGGCACAGATAGAGACGCAAAATTTTGCGTCTCTACGAGTACGGGAAACAAATTCGGACCTCAGTCCAAAAATCTCGCCTCAGTTATTCGAGGTTTCAAAGTCGGCGTAAAAAAATACGCGACATTGAATAAGATTCCTTTTGCCTGGCAGCCGCGTTTTTTCGATAGAATCATTCGCGACGATGCCGAATTTAATCGTGTCCAGGATTACATCAGCACGAATGTGGCAAACTGGGAAAAAGATGCAGATAAAGAAGCGGTTAATCTTTACGAATGAATAAATTTAAACTCGTCTCGAAATTCGCCCCGGCGGGCGATCAACCGAAAGTTATCAAACAGCTTTCGGAGAATATTAAAAAAGGCGTGCAGGACCAGACGCTGCTTGGCGTGACGGGCTCGGGTAAGACTTTCGCGATTGCGAATGTCATTCAAAATCTGCAAAAGCCCGCGCTGATTATTTCCCAAAACAAAACGCTGACGGCGCAGCTCTGCTCTGAATTCCGCGAATTTTTCCCGGACAACGCGGTTCACTATTTCGTGAGTTATTACGATTATTACCAGCCGGAGGCCTACATGCCCGCGACGGACACCTACATCGAGAAAGACGCTTCGATCAATGAGGAAATTGCGAAGTTTCGCCATGCCGCGACGCAATCTTTGGTGACACGCAAAGATGTCATCATCGTCGCCTCGGTTTCCTGCATTTATGGACTTGGTGATGTCGAGTCTTACCGCAATCTCAAATTCGACATCAAGCTTGGCGAAAAAATCGCGCGCGATAAATTGCTGCGTCGGCTTGTCGATCTCCAATTCACCCGCGCGCAGTTCGACTTCAAGCGCGGTCAGTTCAATGTCCTCGGCGATGTGGTCGAGATTTATCCGCCCGACTCGGACATGGAAATCATCCGGCTCGATTTCTTCGGCGATGAGGTCGAGCGCATCACCCGCGCGGATCACTTCACGGGTGAGATTCTCGCCGAGATGGAGGTGGTGACAATTTTCCCTGCGAAGCATGATGTGACGACACCGGAAAAAATTCAGTCGGCTGTCGCGCAAATCAAAATTGACCTCAACCAAAGATTGGCGGAGCTCAAGCAACTTGGCAAAAATCTGGAAGCAGAAAGATTGAAAACGAAAACAGAATACGACATCGAGATGCTGCTCGAAGTCGGCTATGTCTCGGGCATTGAAAATTACACGCGCTATCTCTCCGGCAAAGCGCCGGGCGAGCCGCCTTCGACCTTGCTCGACTATTTCCCGAAGGATTATCTTTTGTTTGTCGATGAATCGCATGTGACGGTACCGCAAATCGGCGGTATGTATTCCGGCAATCTCTCGCGCAAGCAAACTTTGATCGAACACGGTTTTCGTCTGCAGTCCGCGCTCGACAACCGTCCGCTGAATTTCACCGAATTCGAAGCGCGCATGGGTCCGACGGTTTATATTTCCGCGACACCCGCTGACCACGAATTACAAAAATCCGGCAAAAAAATTGCCGAGATGATTGTCCGTCCGACGGGACTCCTCGATCCGCCAATCGAAATCAAACCGACTGCTGGGCAGATGGATGTCGTGTTCGACGAAATCGAGAAGACCATCGCGCGCGGCGAGCGCGTGCTCATCACGACGCTGACCAAGAAATCGTCCGAGAGTCTGACTGAGTTCCTGACGGAAAACGGCATTCGCGTGCGCTACCTCCATTCCGATGTGGTGACGATGGAGCGCATCGAAATCCTGCGCGATCTGCGCCTCGGCAAATTCGATGTCCTAGTCGGTATCAACTTACTGCGCGAAGGTCTCGATTTGCCGGAAGTTTCGACGATTCTCATTCTCGATGCGGACAAAGAAGGCTTCCTGCGTTCGACGCGTTCGCTCATCCAAACGATTGGTCGCTGCGCGCGCAATGTCCACGGTCATGTCATCATGTTCGCCGACCGGATTACGAAATCAATGCAGGGCGCGCTCGACGAGACCGACCGCCGTCGCAAAATTCAAAAGGCCTACAACAAGCAGCACGGCATCACGCCGAAGACGATTGAAAAAGCTGTCCTCGATATCGCGGGCGAGAAGCACGATTTCGGTTTGCGCAAAATCGATCCGAACAAAATCCCGACCGAGGCACTCGATGGCGTCATCGGCGAGCTGGAAGTCGAGATGGACATGGCTTCGCAGAATCTCGAATTCGAAAAAGCCGCCGACCTGCGCGATCAGATTGATGAATTGGTGCGCCTGAAGAATGCGGGGAAGACGAGGGTGAGGAAAAAGTAAAACATGCTTTTTATTGACGCAACAACACGACATAGCTAATATCGTCAACCTTTTAAATGATTCTATGACGGAGATTGACTCAGAACTATGGCGCAGTGGTGAACCCATTCCTCCACCATTCCCAAAAAAGGCTACAGATGTTGTATGTATTGAGAGCTGGGTTCCGGCTGATGATAAAGGCGAGTTTTCAAAAAGATGCCCGGAAAACGAAGGTAAGACTTTAGCGGCGCTTTATCCAAATTGTCCGCGAATTAATAGCATAGAAGCTGACGCATCGCCTCAGCCCTTGTGGGAAAACGACAAGGATCCACTGGTTTTCGATTGTCCTGAGGTTATTGTGCGGCGCAATATAGAATTAGCAAAGTTTGAATTTTTTTGTCGCAAGTTATCAGAAGGTCAGAGAGAGAGAGCGTTCGTTGTGTGATCGAGAAAGGAAGTGATTATCAAAAAAACCATAAGTCCTTTGCGGTGCCCGACCCAAACGGACGAGGTGGAGTGTGTTGTAATCTCATGGTGGGTGTTCGATTTTGAGATCGAACGACGAAAAGGCTCCCCGACAGGCGGGGAGAACCTTCGTGGTGGGCCCTCCTGGACTTGAACCAGGGACCAACAGATTATGAGTCCGCTGCTCTAACCAACTGAGCTAAGGGCCCGAGATGAAAAGATTTTAACTTAATTTGAAAAAGTGGATTGCTCTAACCACTGAGGGCCGAAGGCCAGCCTTTGGCTCTAAGGGCCCGAGATATTTGGAATTTTATCATCTAAATCCCCCTGCTCGTCGCAAAGCGACCTCTTCGAGGCTTCGCTTACTTCCCCCTTTGCAAAGGGGGACTGAGGGGGATTTTTCGATTAAAATTCGCGAAATGCAGACTGCGGATTTCGATTACGAATTGCCGAAAAAATTTATCGCGCAGCGACCAGCGAGTCCGCGCGATTCGTCGAAGCTACTCGTCTACGAGCGCGCGACGGGCGCGATTCAGCACAAAAAATTCTCGGATTTGCCGGACTTGCTCGAGCCCGGCGATGTTTTGGTTTTGAATGAATCGAAGGTGATTCCGGCGCGGCTCACGACGGTCGAGGGTCGGGAGGTTTTCCTCGCGAAAGAACTCAAATCTCCCCCAACCCCTCTTCACAAAAGAGGGGAGCAGAATGTTTGGGAATGTCTCGTGCGTGGCGGGAAGCATTTTCAAGTTGGCGATAAGTTTGAAATCAGTAAAAGCTTCACGGGTGAAGTTTTGGAAATTTTGCCAGACGGCGAGCGCGTGATTCGCTTCCATTCCCGGCATTTTCAAAAAGATTTAGAAAAATATGGGGCGAGTCCGCTGCCGCCCTACATCGAGCAGACGGCGAAGAAAGTGCCGCAGTACCAGACGGTTTATGCGAAGCGCGCTGGTTCGGTCGCGGCGCCGACTGCAGGGCTGCACTTCACGCCGCGGATTTTCCAGAAGCTCAAAGCCAAAAAAATTCAGATTGAAAAAGTCACGCTGCATGTCGGACTCGGGACTTTCGCGCCGGTCAAAGTCGATCAAATTGAAAAACACCCGATGCACGCCGAATTTTTCACTTTGCCCGAATCGGTCGCATCGCGCCTGAATGCTGCGAAAAAAGCAGGACGACGAATTATCGCGGTCGGCTCGACGAGCTGCCGCGTGCTTGAAAGTTGCGCGAACTCCAAAGGTGTTTTGAAAGCGCAAACAGGGGAGACGGATATTTTCATTTTCCCGGGCAAGAAATTCAAATTCATCGACGCGCTGCTGACGAATTTCCATTTGCCGAAGTCGACGCTGATTATGCTCGTCGCGGCTTTGGTCGGGCGGGAAAAAATCCTCGAGCTTTATGAGCTGGCGAAACGGAAAAATTACCGCTTCTTTTCGTTCGGCGATGCGACACTTTTACTGTAAAATATCGCCCTCGCGGAGAGATGGCCGAGTTGGTTGCCCGCCGGGCGCAGGGTTCGTGAGTTGGCAGAAAGCTGCTGAAAGAAAAATTTAAATGGAGAGATGGCCGAGTGGTTGAAGGCGCACGACTCGAAATCGTGTAGGCGGGAAACCGTCTCGAGGGTTCGAATCCCTCTCTCTCCGCCAGTTTAAAACGCTAAATTCTTAAAGCCGGAAATCATTTGTTTCCATTAATAAAATTTTTATGTCCAAAATGTTCTTACGCACGGCGACAGTCTTACTCGCGGCGCTCCTGCTCGCTGGCTGTGAAAAGCCTGCGCCGGCTGTCACCGAACCAGTTGTCACCGATCCAACCGTCGATTCGCCCAGCGTGGATGTGCCAGTTGTCGATGAACCAATCGGCCAACCAGCCACGGAAGACGACCTGATTCGCCTCGACCAGCCGCTGCCCGAGCAGACTGTCAGTAGTCCGCTTGTCATTAAGGGTGCGGCACGCGGCAATTGGTTTTTCGAAGGCAGCTTCCCCGTTGTTCTGGCTGATTGGGATGGGCTGATTATTGCTCAGGGTACTGCGACAGCTGAGAGTGACTGGATGACGACAGATTGGGTCGATTTCTCAGCTGAGCTGTCTTTTCCTGAACCGAGCCCTGTTTCGAATCGAGGCGCATTAATTCTCAAGAAAGACAATCCTTCCGGCCTGCCCGAGAATGACAACGCGCTCGAAATCACGGTCTTCTTTGAATAAGAATTTTTGTTAAAATCCAGCAAACGCCACCTTAGCTCAGTTGGTAGAGCGCCCGCCTTGTAAGCGGATTGTCGTCGGTTCAATTCCGACAGGTGGCTCCATTTCTTTCAAATCATGGGCAGGTTCCCGAGCGGTCAAAGGGGACAGACTGTAAATCTGTTGGCTCCGCCTTCGGAGGTTCAAATCCTCCCCTGCCCACCACTATAAAAAATAGCTTCTTTTTAATAAAAGAATAAATCTGTTGGCTCCGTCCGCCTCGGCGGATTCAAATCCCTGCCTGCCGGCAGGCAGGCTTCCCTGCCCACCAATCTTCGTCTCGCTAGGCGGGACTTCGACTGGCTTTGCCATTATATTTTCCTCGCTGCGCCGTTTTCGATTTGCCAAACGGTTTTTTCGTCCAGCACATCGAGGTGTTCGAGTTTGGTCGTCGTGAGGAAAGTTTGGTGGGAGCGAATCATTTGCATCAGGCTTTTTTGGCGGCTGGCATCGAGCTCGCTGAAAACATCGTCGAGTAGCAAGACTGGTTTTTCACCCAGGATTTTTTCAAGAAATTCGAGCTCGACAAATTTCAGCGCGAGCACGCTCGAGCGAATTTCGCCGCGGCTGCCATTTTCACTCAGGAGTTCTCCGTCGATTTCGAAAACCAAATCGGCGCGGTGCACGCCGTAATTCGTCACGCCAAAACGCAAATCTTTGGCGCGCATTTTCGTCAGATTGGCGAGATATTTTTCGACCGAGATTTCC
It encodes the following:
- the uvrB gene encoding excinuclease ABC subunit UvrB, with the protein product MNKFKLVSKFAPAGDQPKVIKQLSENIKKGVQDQTLLGVTGSGKTFAIANVIQNLQKPALIISQNKTLTAQLCSEFREFFPDNAVHYFVSYYDYYQPEAYMPATDTYIEKDASINEEIAKFRHAATQSLVTRKDVIIVASVSCIYGLGDVESYRNLKFDIKLGEKIARDKLLRRLVDLQFTRAQFDFKRGQFNVLGDVVEIYPPDSDMEIIRLDFFGDEVERITRADHFTGEILAEMEVVTIFPAKHDVTTPEKIQSAVAQIKIDLNQRLAELKQLGKNLEAERLKTKTEYDIEMLLEVGYVSGIENYTRYLSGKAPGEPPSTLLDYFPKDYLLFVDESHVTVPQIGGMYSGNLSRKQTLIEHGFRLQSALDNRPLNFTEFEARMGPTVYISATPADHELQKSGKKIAEMIVRPTGLLDPPIEIKPTAGQMDVVFDEIEKTIARGERVLITTLTKKSSESLTEFLTENGIRVRYLHSDVVTMERIEILRDLRLGKFDVLVGINLLREGLDLPEVSTILILDADKEGFLRSTRSLIQTIGRCARNVHGHVIMFADRITKSMQGALDETDRRRKIQKAYNKQHGITPKTIEKAVLDIAGEKHDFGLRKIDPNKIPTEALDGVIGELEVEMDMASQNLEFEKAADLRDQIDELVRLKNAGKTRVRKK
- the queA gene encoding tRNA preQ1(34) S-adenosylmethionine ribosyltransferase-isomerase QueA, with protein sequence MQTADFDYELPKKFIAQRPASPRDSSKLLVYERATGAIQHKKFSDLPDLLEPGDVLVLNESKVIPARLTTVEGREVFLAKELKSPPTPLHKRGEQNVWECLVRGGKHFQVGDKFEISKSFTGEVLEILPDGERVIRFHSRHFQKDLEKYGASPLPPYIEQTAKKVPQYQTVYAKRAGSVAAPTAGLHFTPRIFQKLKAKKIQIEKVTLHVGLGTFAPVKVDQIEKHPMHAEFFTLPESVASRLNAAKKAGRRIIAVGSTSCRVLESCANSKGVLKAQTGETDIFIFPGKKFKFIDALLTNFHLPKSTLIMLVAALVGREKILELYELAKRKNYRFFSFGDATLLL
- a CDS encoding lysophospholipid acyltransferase family protein yields the protein MTEKEPQRISLREQLLFYRKFIWSVFVHSAKASLVGSCNKNIAPEEVVHKSSNYGLQSSEEINRYLEQKMGLQIKVEGAENLPPEPVIFLLRHITWWDSIGLPDVLQNRFGREQAFSFLTKQEYFKYPLFGSALSKSGQIPIDRKEKGGEALREKMREAIEKIQHDVLVFVESTRMPPGYWAPGEWYTSKPVSLGKIGAPLVPVYIYATGVGRKEFQDPRKPRNRIVRNSTNTIIFGKPLEAAQIQDGALSDFIFTNIKKYELSAGQELGVFDPKKRKYLNRS
- a CDS encoding Gmad2 immunoglobulin-like domain-containing protein yields the protein MSKMFLRTATVLLAALLLAGCEKPAPAVTEPVVTDPTVDSPSVDVPVVDEPIGQPATEDDLIRLDQPLPEQTVSSPLVIKGAARGNWFFEGSFPVVLADWDGLIIAQGTATAESDWMTTDWVDFSAELSFPEPSPVSNRGALILKKDNPSGLPENDNALEITVFFE
- the efp gene encoding elongation factor P, with the translated sequence MYEIADLKIGTNIAIDGEPFRIVWNQFSKTGRQGGVMAVKMKNLLNGKVIPKTFQGADKITPAEIMMKTAQFLYKDAMGFNFMNLEDFEQFALSEDAVGAAGQFLQDGEEYDLMYFDGTPINVNLPIKMEFTVKETMPGVKGDTASGGSKPALLDCGITVAVPLFISEGEKIRINTDTLDYVERAN
- a CDS encoding replication-associated recombination protein A, encoding MPKKIPQTDDLFEQGFRAELEKSAPLADRMRPRDFADFVGQQKIVGTGSPLRKQIESDSLASLVFWGPPGSGKTTLAKIISVKTNSYFQPMSAIGFATAEFRKTIQQILERRKMQKQKTILFIDEIHRLNRAQQDQLLPYLEKGVITLIGATTENPSFELNSAILSRSQVYVLNSLALADLKILAQNALQNSERGLGKFALEFADDALDRICELANGDARILFNILERAAFSVDGQKIDLAFVEKLVANLVLFYDKKGEEHYNLISALHKSMRDGDEDAALYWLVRMLEGGEDPLYIARRVVRFASEDVGLADPVALQIALAAKQTVEFLGLPEADTALGQAVVYCARAQKSNSVYVALRQVRADIQKFGNLPVPLDLRNAPTKLMQELDYGKNYKYFHNDPSAAQQQHLPDELKGRKYLK
- a CDS encoding transposase, with amino-acid sequence MNKLFQKKYRIASARLSGFDYSQDGYYFVTICTSSRKNFFGEIKNQQMFLSPIGRIARQCWQEIPQHFPFVQLDQFVVMPDHVHGIVVIDNWSGGNENIGTDRDANIGTDRDAKFCVSTSTGNKFGPQSKNLASVIRGFKVGVKKYATLNKIPFAWQPRFFDRIIRDDAEFNRVQDYISTNVANWEKDADKEAVNLYE